From the Thermovirga lienii DSM 17291 genome, one window contains:
- a CDS encoding hypothetical protein (KEGG: drm:Dred_2208 vitamin B12 dependent methionine synthase, activation region~SPTR: Vitamin B12 dependent methionine synthase, activation region): protein MKIFFENRSGLLVDTKRVHTSEFIAPQGNNLRPYYDKSASLRERFEVFISLWQNSLKEALLDPFARVILLDQEGLHKFFTLPSDGFFICAAASFWTIGPKLEEHASHLAASGQAVEALILDALGTMALAEAKERVRNFIEKEIAIPLGLYSAEHYPTGEEKILSEMLALFHTSAKRRGAEGTSPTSKEPLYPMKSGFCLFLFSENEVELKTSEKRCKPCLKEGCGYFQIGGCPIMKADGP from the coding sequence GTGAAAATTTTCTTCGAAAACAGATCTGGTTTACTGGTTGACACAAAAAGAGTACACACGTCGGAGTTTATTGCACCTCAAGGAAATAACCTCAGGCCTTATTACGATAAAAGCGCTTCCCTCCGGGAAAGGTTCGAGGTTTTTATCAGCCTTTGGCAGAACAGTCTAAAAGAGGCACTGCTTGATCCCTTTGCTCGGGTTATCCTTCTGGACCAGGAAGGTCTGCATAAGTTTTTTACCCTGCCTAGTGATGGGTTTTTCATATGTGCTGCAGCGTCTTTTTGGACCATAGGGCCTAAGCTTGAAGAGCATGCCTCACATCTTGCAGCATCAGGACAGGCAGTGGAGGCTCTCATTTTGGACGCTTTGGGAACCATGGCTCTTGCGGAGGCAAAGGAAAGGGTAAGAAATTTCATAGAAAAAGAAATCGCCATACCCCTCGGACTCTATTCAGCAGAACATTACCCCACTGGGGAAGAAAAAATCCTTTCTGAGATGCTGGCCCTTTTTCATACCTCGGCAAAAAGAAGGGGCGCAGAAGGGACAAGTCCCACCTCCAAGGAGCCCTTGTACCCCATGAAGTCCGGGTTTTGCCTTTTCTTGTTCAGCGAAAATGAAGTGGAACTAAAGACATCGGAAAAAAGGTGCAAGCCTTGCCTTAAAGAAGGTTGTGGCTACTTTCAAATCGGAGGGTGTCCTATAATGAAAGCGGACGGACCTTAA
- a CDS encoding acetylornithine deacetylase or succinyl-diaminopimelate desuccinylase (PFAM: Peptidase family M20/M25/M40; Peptidase dimerisation domain~TIGRFAM: acetylornithine deacetylase or succinyl-diaminopimelate desuccinylase; putative selenium metabolism hydrolase~COGs: COG0624 Acetylornithine deacetylase/Succinyl-diaminopimelate desuccinylase and related deacylase~InterPro IPR010182: IPR002933: IPR011650~KEGG: lsp:Bsph_1810 succinyl-diaminopimelate desuccinylase~PFAM: peptidase M20; peptidase dimerisation domain protein~SPTR: Probable succinyl-diaminopimelate desuccinylase;~TIGRFAM: acetylornithine deacetylase or succinyl-diaminopimelate desuccinylase) — MRIGEIGALIDQDELVRLTAESLRINTVNPPGNERPLAEFFAEKMEELGLDVYLRPIGENRANVVGILRGNGKKKALLYNGHLDTVPPGDVRWEHDPFSGAIVGNRIYGRGASDMKSGLAAMIIAAAALKRANVELAGDLVIAGTAGEEVDSVGAKALLDDENMPAVGAILIGEPSGNELYIAEKGALWLRVVALGKTAHGSMPDAGINAILHMKEFIDQLCSYEFKFQKHPLLGAPTLNIGTIRGGIKTNVVPDRCEVTVDIRTVPGMNHGEILADFRSIVEKMKGKNPDIDISIMVENDRPSVETNEGHELVKLAQKVGEEVFGRELVPGGVNYYTDGAVFVPETGLPMVILGPGEARLAHQPNEYVEIDKLIKAAEFYGAFAVKYLM; from the coding sequence ATGAGGATAGGCGAAATTGGGGCACTTATAGATCAGGACGAGCTTGTGAGGCTTACGGCTGAAAGCCTGCGGATAAATACGGTAAATCCGCCGGGTAACGAAAGACCATTGGCGGAGTTTTTCGCGGAGAAGATGGAAGAGCTGGGCCTTGATGTCTACCTTCGCCCCATTGGAGAAAACAGGGCAAACGTAGTTGGGATTTTGAGGGGAAATGGCAAGAAGAAAGCTTTGCTGTACAACGGCCATCTAGATACGGTTCCACCTGGAGATGTGAGATGGGAACACGACCCCTTTTCTGGAGCGATCGTGGGAAACAGGATTTATGGTCGAGGGGCTTCCGATATGAAATCTGGTCTTGCGGCCATGATCATTGCCGCAGCGGCATTGAAGAGGGCGAACGTAGAGCTCGCAGGGGACCTCGTAATTGCCGGAACGGCGGGCGAAGAAGTGGACAGCGTTGGGGCCAAGGCTCTACTTGACGACGAAAATATGCCTGCGGTTGGGGCTATATTGATCGGAGAACCTAGCGGCAACGAGCTCTACATAGCGGAAAAAGGGGCGCTGTGGCTTAGAGTGGTGGCCCTTGGGAAGACTGCCCACGGCTCCATGCCCGATGCGGGAATAAATGCGATCTTGCATATGAAGGAATTTATAGACCAACTGTGTTCTTACGAGTTTAAGTTTCAAAAGCACCCCCTCCTGGGAGCTCCTACCTTGAATATAGGCACCATAAGAGGAGGCATAAAGACCAACGTGGTTCCAGACCGCTGCGAGGTCACCGTTGACATAAGGACGGTACCAGGGATGAATCACGGAGAAATCCTGGCTGATTTTAGGTCCATAGTAGAAAAGATGAAGGGGAAAAACCCAGACATTGATATATCCATAATGGTGGAAAACGACAGGCCTTCCGTGGAAACTAACGAAGGGCATGAGCTCGTGAAGCTTGCGCAGAAGGTTGGGGAGGAGGTTTTCGGGAGAGAATTGGTGCCAGGGGGTGTCAATTACTACACTGATGGGGCAGTCTTCGTGCCTGAGACAGGCTTACCCATGGTGATTTTAGGGCCCGGTGAGGCAAGATTGGCCCATCAACCCAACGAGTATGTGGAGATAGATAAGCTCATAAAAGCTGCTGAATTTTACGGGGCTTTTGCTGTAAAATATTTAATGTAG
- a CDS encoding GntR domain protein (PFAM: Ribonuclease R winged-helix domain; FCD domain~COGs: COG2186 Transcriptional regulators~InterPro IPR013668: IPR011711~KEGG: aco:Amico_1772 GntR domain protein~PFAM: GntR domain protein; Ribonuclease R winged-helix domain protein~SPTR: GntR domain protein) — protein sequence MRDREKDFDQERIVLSLLHRSQGPVGAGTVKEELFSFGYELSEATVGRFLRELDKRGLTCRVGFQGRCLTKLGRKRLLELEEASRFHHSYRTLLEKISEPETSLKDLLEARIVLEVAMVRIASVRCTSKDLTLLAEKIEQMKKQRSLEEVNGLIDGFHKILAEATGNSVLQAVAELLQRDIQIKGDLERIIEAYEALFDALKAKDPKKAEEAIFECFATIGF from the coding sequence ATGAGGGACAGGGAAAAGGATTTTGATCAAGAAAGGATAGTCCTCTCTTTGCTTCACAGATCGCAAGGGCCAGTGGGAGCTGGAACGGTGAAGGAAGAGCTTTTCAGCTTCGGTTATGAGCTCAGCGAGGCCACCGTTGGGCGGTTTTTGCGAGAACTGGACAAAAGGGGCCTCACCTGTCGTGTAGGGTTTCAAGGAAGGTGTCTGACCAAGCTAGGCAGAAAGAGGCTTTTGGAGCTAGAGGAAGCCAGCAGGTTCCATCATTCCTATAGGACGCTTTTAGAAAAAATATCAGAACCAGAAACCTCCCTCAAAGACCTTTTGGAGGCCAGGATAGTCTTAGAGGTTGCCATGGTTCGTATCGCATCTGTTAGGTGTACATCAAAGGATTTGACTCTACTTGCTGAAAAGATAGAACAGATGAAGAAACAAAGGTCCTTGGAGGAAGTAAATGGTCTTATTGATGGTTTTCATAAGATCTTGGCCGAGGCTACCGGAAATTCCGTTCTACAGGCTGTGGCGGAGCTTCTTCAAAGAGACATTCAGATAAAAGGAGACCTGGAGAGAATCATTGAGGCCTACGAGGCCCTATTTGACGCTCTAAAGGCAAAAGATCCCAAAAAGGCAGAAGAGGCCATTTTCGAATGTTTTGCCACGATTGGGTTCTAA
- a CDS encoding aspartate racemase (PFAM: Asp/Glu/Hydantoin racemase~TIGRFAM: aspartate racemase~COGs: COG1794 Aspartate racemase~InterPro IPR004380: IPR018187: IPR015942~KEGG: gbm:Gbem_1222 aspartate racemase~PFAM: Asp/Glu/hydantoin racemase~SPTR: Aspartate racemase;~TIGRFAM: aspartate racemase), whose translation MKKLGLVGGIGPESTVHYYKGIIQGFRERTGKDAYPLMIIDSLDLAEMYDLAAAKDWEIFSQRLIDSVKRLSAGGAEFAAMAANTAHIVFEKVQAESPLPLVSIVEETCKAAKKENFKKVIIFGTGFTMSSGLYTEKFLEYGIEAIVPEAEDQRAIHNIIFPNLEAGIVLPEEKEKILEIANRMIHQKGGEALVLGCTELPLIIKEEDLEVPILDTTQIHIEAILDYYMLG comes from the coding sequence GTGAAAAAGCTTGGCTTGGTTGGAGGCATAGGACCTGAATCTACGGTTCATTACTACAAGGGGATAATTCAGGGATTTCGAGAAAGGACGGGGAAAGATGCCTATCCTTTGATGATAATAGACAGCTTAGACCTTGCAGAGATGTACGATCTGGCTGCGGCAAAGGATTGGGAGATTTTTTCTCAAAGGCTCATAGATTCTGTGAAGCGATTGAGTGCCGGCGGGGCAGAGTTCGCTGCTATGGCTGCTAATACGGCCCACATAGTTTTTGAGAAGGTTCAGGCAGAGTCTCCTCTGCCCCTTGTAAGCATCGTGGAGGAGACTTGCAAGGCCGCCAAGAAGGAAAATTTCAAGAAGGTTATAATCTTTGGAACGGGTTTTACCATGAGCAGTGGCCTTTATACGGAGAAATTTTTGGAGTATGGGATAGAGGCCATAGTTCCCGAGGCAGAGGATCAAAGGGCGATTCACAACATAATTTTCCCTAACCTCGAGGCAGGAATTGTCCTCCCCGAGGAGAAGGAAAAGATATTGGAAATAGCCAATAGGATGATTCATCAAAAAGGTGGAGAGGCTTTAGTTTTGGGATGTACCGAACTTCCCCTCATCATCAAGGAAGAAGATCTGGAGGTACCCATCTTGGATACCACTCAGATCCACATAGAGGCCATACTGGATTATTATATGCTTGGATAA
- a CDS encoding Saccharopine dehydrogenase (PFAM: Saccharopine dehydrogenase~COGs: COG1748 Saccharopine dehydrogenase and related protein~InterPro IPR005097~KEGG: kko:Kkor_1137 saccharopine dehydrogenase~PFAM: Saccharopine dehydrogenase~SPTR: Saccharopine dehydrogenase), translated as MKKVIVLGGGLVGSVMALDLGSDPNYDVTVADKSQEALDRIAKKSNGAVHTRNDVDFADPDSIERAVKDYDLVIGAVPGFLGFQMMGAVIRAGKSMSDISFMAEDYFLWDEEAKKAGVTIFEDVGVTPGFSNVLIGSAVHQLDEVEDVDIYVTGLPKEPKEPFNYKFVFSPDDCIEEYVRPVRFKKDGKIVEMPALSMNEVYKFDIPGLDLPEMEGFLTDGLRSLLKTIPAKNISEKTLRYPGTADRLKFLRDIGFFDLEPIEIKGCKIAPREFFAALAYPKMKLEDDEVEFTFFKIDVTGKKDKKTVRHTFVMYDERDMETGYTSMARTTGFPCVIMGRLIAEGIVDMPGVNTPEMIGSNQVAVKRFIEEMEKRGVKVHHEVKEL; from the coding sequence ATGAAAAAGGTGATAGTTTTAGGCGGCGGGCTTGTTGGTTCTGTAATGGCGTTGGATTTAGGCTCTGACCCGAATTACGATGTAACTGTGGCGGATAAGAGTCAAGAAGCGTTGGATAGAATAGCAAAGAAATCAAATGGAGCTGTACACACCCGAAACGATGTGGATTTTGCAGACCCTGATTCCATAGAAAGAGCCGTAAAGGACTATGATCTGGTTATAGGAGCGGTCCCTGGTTTCTTGGGCTTCCAGATGATGGGCGCGGTGATTAGGGCGGGCAAGAGCATGTCGGACATAAGCTTCATGGCAGAGGATTATTTCCTGTGGGATGAGGAGGCCAAGAAAGCAGGGGTCACCATATTCGAGGATGTAGGTGTAACTCCAGGTTTTTCAAACGTTTTGATAGGAAGTGCCGTACATCAGCTTGACGAGGTTGAGGACGTGGACATATATGTTACGGGGCTTCCTAAGGAGCCCAAGGAGCCCTTCAACTACAAGTTCGTATTCTCTCCCGACGACTGCATAGAGGAGTATGTCCGTCCGGTTCGGTTCAAGAAAGACGGCAAAATAGTCGAGATGCCTGCTTTGAGCATGAACGAGGTGTACAAGTTTGACATACCTGGATTAGATCTTCCCGAGATGGAGGGTTTCCTGACCGATGGCCTCCGCTCTCTCCTTAAAACCATTCCCGCCAAAAACATATCGGAGAAGACCTTGAGGTATCCTGGAACGGCCGATAGGTTGAAGTTTTTGAGGGACATAGGTTTCTTCGATTTGGAGCCCATAGAGATCAAAGGGTGCAAGATAGCTCCCAGGGAGTTCTTTGCGGCTTTGGCTTACCCCAAGATGAAGTTGGAGGACGACGAGGTGGAGTTCACCTTCTTTAAGATAGACGTTACTGGTAAAAAGGACAAAAAGACTGTTCGCCATACCTTCGTTATGTACGATGAAAGGGACATGGAGACAGGATACACCTCCATGGCTCGTACCACAGGCTTCCCCTGTGTTATCATGGGCCGCCTCATAGCTGAAGGCATAGTTGACATGCCTGGTGTGAACACTCCCGAGATGATAGGCAGCAACCAGGTAGCAGTTAAACGTTTCATAGAGGAGATGGAAAAACGAGGGGTAAAAGTCCATCATGAAGTGAAAGAGCTGTAG
- a CDS encoding TrkA-N domain protein (PFAM: TrkA-N domain; Ion channel; TrkA-C domain~COGs: COG0569 K+ transport systems NAD-binding component~InterPro IPR013099: IPR003148: IPR006037~KEGG: tai:Taci_0064 TrkA-N domain protein~PFAM: TrkA-N domain protein; Ion transport 2 domain protein ; TrkA-C domain protein~SPTR: Putative potassium channel) — protein sequence MDNLRHGWHWLLAFFFIFFAGALGFHYIVGLDWVDSAFYAVITLTTIGYSAPEGLTEAGKIFVIILVIVGIGSAGYALTQAARYLVLDRLLSVMGRRRKIKMDKIKNHWIICGIGKIGEEVARHLQRDGVPFIVLEIAERKVAWAREQGWIAQQGDARNEEALKSVYVENAKGIIAALTDDSDNVYVILTAKSLNPKIRAIARASDAQSSKILYKAGADKVVSPVIAGAAAIARSSVQPSVADFLELVNISKEIDIDFSSIRLEENNPLINTTLAEAPLRSKYNAIVIAIKKQDGSLIYNPPGHLLLEENDELIVFGERAMMAKLKSDVAKLKPKKEEGQ from the coding sequence TTGGATAATTTAAGACATGGCTGGCATTGGCTTTTGGCTTTCTTTTTCATCTTCTTTGCCGGAGCCTTAGGATTTCATTACATAGTCGGACTGGACTGGGTAGATTCGGCGTTCTATGCAGTTATAACCCTTACGACCATAGGCTACAGTGCACCTGAGGGGCTTACGGAGGCTGGGAAAATTTTTGTGATAATTTTGGTCATCGTGGGTATAGGGTCCGCTGGCTACGCCTTGACCCAAGCGGCCCGATATTTGGTTTTGGACCGGCTTTTATCTGTCATGGGCAGGAGGAGGAAAATAAAAATGGACAAGATAAAAAACCACTGGATAATATGTGGCATCGGGAAAATTGGTGAAGAAGTGGCTCGCCACCTGCAGAGGGATGGCGTGCCGTTCATCGTTTTAGAGATAGCGGAGCGAAAGGTAGCATGGGCAAGGGAGCAAGGTTGGATAGCCCAGCAGGGCGACGCAAGGAACGAAGAAGCTTTGAAGAGCGTTTACGTAGAGAACGCCAAAGGAATAATAGCCGCACTTACCGACGATTCTGACAATGTCTACGTAATACTGACCGCCAAGTCCCTCAACCCCAAGATACGAGCCATCGCCCGAGCAAGCGACGCTCAATCAAGCAAGATCCTCTACAAGGCTGGCGCTGACAAGGTAGTAAGCCCAGTGATAGCGGGGGCTGCAGCCATAGCAAGGTCCTCAGTTCAACCCTCCGTCGCTGACTTTCTGGAACTGGTCAATATCTCCAAGGAAATAGACATAGATTTCAGTTCCATTCGCCTGGAAGAAAACAACCCTCTAATAAATACTACCCTGGCAGAGGCCCCTTTGCGGTCCAAGTACAACGCCATCGTGATAGCCATAAAGAAACAGGATGGTTCGCTTATCTACAATCCTCCTGGGCATCTATTATTGGAGGAAAACGACGAGCTAATAGTCTTCGGAGAGAGGGCAATGATGGCAAAGCTGAAAAGCGACGTGGCAAAGCTAAAACCCAAAAAAGAGGAGGGCCAGTAA
- a CDS encoding transporter, NhaC family (TC 2.A.35) (PFAM: Na+/H+ antiporter family~COGs: COG1757 Na+/H+ antiporter~InterPro IPR018461~KEGG: amt:Amet_0694 Na+/H+ antiporter NhaC~PFAM: Na+/H+ antiporter NhaC-like~SPTR: Na+/H+ antiporter NhaC), which produces MGKRELSRQGVFLFTLLAAIFLLSGVALASEAKQVDFGALSLLPPVIAITLCIVTREVIPSLFIGIWVAGTMLAGWNPVMGFGKAVESLWNNLGDPWSARIVLTSLTMGGLVGIMKIGGGIDAIVGWITSKIKSSKSAQVFTMLAGFIIFFEDYVNTLVVGTTMTPITEKYKISKEKLSYLVDSTAAPVACIAGISSWIAYMVGQIGTQFNDLGIAFSPYLAYLKSIPFVLYNILALVLMAMVVFSGRDFGPMLKAEIRARKTGKVLRDGAQPLINPNQVQEGPDSETPRRVINFVLPLATLVGLIFTLLLVTGGWPSVGVAEAIGEGSSSKALVWGAFGSVFVTLIFYRLQGISTWNKLFRGYMEGMRSIFYGTLILIFAWGIGSAVKQVGTAKFIVSLTHDVLAIGWVPLITFVTGAIVSFCTGTSYGTMAVLMPIVLPLVHAIASNQGIDPMPYIIPTIGAVLAGAVWGDHCSPISDTTIMSSMFTGSDHMDHVTTQIPYALLAALGAIAGYAGFALGLPALVNLAIGIGVVFIVFRGISKPVELEG; this is translated from the coding sequence ATGGGAAAGAGAGAACTTTCTAGGCAAGGGGTGTTTTTATTTACGCTTTTGGCGGCAATCTTCCTTCTGTCGGGCGTGGCTTTGGCTTCTGAAGCGAAACAGGTTGATTTTGGGGCGTTGTCCCTTTTGCCGCCTGTGATCGCCATAACCCTGTGTATAGTTACCAGGGAGGTCATACCTTCTCTTTTCATAGGCATATGGGTGGCCGGGACCATGCTTGCAGGATGGAATCCCGTAATGGGCTTTGGAAAGGCCGTGGAGTCTCTATGGAACAACCTGGGGGACCCGTGGTCGGCAAGGATAGTCCTTACAAGCCTCACCATGGGAGGCCTCGTGGGAATAATGAAGATAGGCGGAGGCATCGACGCCATAGTTGGATGGATAACGTCCAAGATCAAAAGCTCAAAGAGCGCCCAAGTTTTCACCATGCTGGCAGGATTCATAATATTTTTCGAAGATTACGTTAACACCTTGGTGGTTGGAACTACCATGACTCCTATTACTGAAAAATATAAGATCTCCAAGGAAAAGCTCTCCTATCTAGTTGACTCCACAGCGGCCCCTGTGGCCTGTATTGCTGGTATATCCTCGTGGATAGCCTACATGGTGGGTCAAATAGGGACCCAGTTCAATGACCTGGGTATAGCCTTTTCACCGTACCTTGCGTATCTTAAGTCCATCCCCTTTGTTTTGTATAACATATTGGCCTTGGTGTTGATGGCCATGGTGGTCTTCTCCGGTAGGGATTTTGGGCCCATGCTAAAGGCAGAAATAAGGGCAAGAAAGACCGGAAAGGTCCTAAGAGATGGAGCTCAGCCGTTGATAAACCCCAACCAGGTGCAGGAAGGGCCAGATTCGGAAACTCCAAGGAGAGTAATAAATTTCGTGCTGCCTTTGGCCACGTTGGTGGGGCTCATTTTCACCCTGCTTCTTGTAACCGGGGGATGGCCTAGTGTAGGAGTGGCAGAGGCCATAGGTGAAGGAAGCAGCTCCAAGGCCCTTGTATGGGGAGCCTTTGGATCGGTGTTCGTAACCCTTATATTCTACAGACTGCAGGGGATTTCAACGTGGAACAAGCTTTTCAGGGGCTATATGGAAGGAATGAGATCCATATTCTACGGAACGCTGATTTTGATCTTTGCCTGGGGAATAGGTTCTGCAGTGAAGCAGGTTGGAACTGCCAAATTCATAGTTTCTCTCACCCATGACGTTTTAGCCATAGGGTGGGTTCCATTGATAACCTTCGTTACCGGGGCCATCGTTTCTTTCTGCACGGGAACTTCCTATGGAACCATGGCGGTTTTGATGCCCATAGTGTTGCCCCTGGTGCATGCCATCGCATCAAATCAGGGCATAGATCCCATGCCTTACATTATTCCCACCATAGGGGCTGTATTGGCTGGAGCTGTATGGGGTGATCACTGTAGCCCCATTTCCGATACGACTATAATGTCCTCCATGTTTACTGGTTCAGACCACATGGACCACGTAACCACGCAGATTCCCTATGCCCTTTTGGCTGCATTGGGAGCTATTGCCGGGTACGCAGGCTTTGCGTTGGGACTGCCAGCTTTGGTGAATTTGGCCATAGGTATAGGGGTTGTTTTCATCGTATTCAGAGGGATATCCAAGCCTGTAGAGTTGGAAGGCTAA
- a CDS encoding hypothetical protein (PFAM: Predicted permease~KEGG: hor:Hore_14720 hypothetical protein~SPTR: Putative uncharacterized protein) yields MYGLTALALLVSFICDREKTYRGISVGFNKLVKVTPPILLMVCLVSVALFFVNDQLVARLLGESQGGKVLGMFLASILGSITLMPGFVAFPLCGALLSKGVPYMVLSAFTTTLMMVGVLTVPLEKKYFGMKVTIIRNSASFFIALIVALMTGLFFGEI; encoded by the coding sequence TTGTATGGTCTAACCGCATTGGCTCTTTTGGTATCTTTCATATGTGACCGGGAGAAGACGTATAGGGGCATAAGTGTAGGGTTCAATAAATTGGTGAAGGTAACGCCTCCTATTCTTCTCATGGTTTGTCTTGTATCGGTGGCTTTGTTTTTCGTGAACGACCAGTTGGTGGCTCGTCTGCTTGGAGAAAGCCAAGGGGGTAAGGTCTTGGGGATGTTTTTGGCGTCTATTTTGGGCTCTATAACGTTGATGCCTGGGTTCGTAGCTTTTCCCTTGTGTGGAGCCTTATTGTCCAAGGGTGTTCCGTACATGGTTTTATCGGCCTTCACTACTACATTGATGATGGTGGGGGTCCTTACCGTACCCTTAGAGAAGAAGTACTTTGGCATGAAGGTAACGATAATAAGAAATTCCGCAAGCTTTTTTATAGCTTTGATTGTGGCCTTGATGACGGGCCTTTTCTTTGGGGAGATCTAG
- a CDS encoding hypothetical protein (PFAM: Predicted permease~KEGG: hor:Hore_14710 hypothetical protein~SPTR: Putative uncharacterized protein): MKVVSVKTLGLVLYVAFLVISLFVGFEPGREMSHTFLAFLVNMLKILPFAFVLIGLFEVWVKKETVERHLGRKSGLLGYVWAILLAGSTVGGLYVAFPVAHSLYSKGAKLGVVFTYVGASAICRVPMTIYEASFMGIKFTAIRFLVSLPLLVLFSMALEAYLERKNYRM; this comes from the coding sequence ATGAAGGTCGTGAGTGTAAAAACCTTGGGATTAGTCCTTTATGTGGCCTTTTTGGTCATCTCTTTATTTGTAGGATTTGAGCCGGGGAGGGAAATGAGTCATACCTTCCTGGCTTTTCTGGTAAATATGCTCAAAATTCTTCCTTTTGCCTTTGTGCTCATTGGTCTTTTCGAGGTATGGGTGAAAAAGGAGACTGTGGAGAGACACCTGGGAAGAAAATCAGGTTTACTAGGTTATGTTTGGGCTATTTTGCTTGCCGGGTCCACTGTTGGAGGCTTGTATGTGGCCTTCCCGGTGGCCCATTCTTTATATAGCAAGGGTGCAAAGCTGGGAGTAGTCTTTACCTACGTGGGAGCTTCGGCCATCTGTAGAGTTCCTATGACCATATACGAAGCATCCTTCATGGGGATAAAGTTTACTGCCATAAGGTTTTTGGTCTCCTTGCCTCTTTTGGTTCTTTTCTCCATGGCTTTGGAGGCTTATTTGGAAAGAAAAAACTACAGGATGTGA
- a CDS encoding exodeoxyribonuclease III (PFAM: Endonuclease/Exonuclease/phosphatase family~TIGRFAM: exodeoxyribonuclease III; exodeoxyribonuclease III (xth)~COGs: COG0708 Exonuclease III~InterPro IPR000097: IPR004808: IPR005135~KEGG: aco:Amico_1607 exodeoxyribonuclease III~PFAM: Endonuclease/exonuclease/phosphatase~SPTR: Exodeoxyribonuclease III;~TIGRFAM: exodeoxyribonuclease III; exodeoxyribonuclease III Xth), which produces MGMKKIATFNVNSVRSRLHILERWLNDTNIDILCLQETKTEDATFPSEFFHQKGFQVFYCGEKAYNGVAVASKEKPAWVSFGLGDGLLPDGRTRMVHCLFGDDLHLINLYVPQGKALDHPDYEMKLKFFDRLLKYLDKNFTPESKIIVVGDLNVAPTDMDVTNPDNKRNHVCFHEDVKKAFNSLLEWGFVDVFRKHRPGEGEFSFWDYRVKNALERNIGWRIDHLLATKPVAERSKDAYVARELRAWEKPSDHAPVVGKFEL; this is translated from the coding sequence TTGGGAATGAAGAAGATAGCAACATTCAATGTCAACTCGGTTAGAAGCAGGTTGCATATATTGGAAAGATGGTTAAATGATACCAACATAGACATTCTTTGTCTTCAGGAGACCAAAACGGAGGATGCCACCTTTCCTAGCGAATTTTTCCACCAGAAGGGATTCCAAGTTTTTTACTGTGGAGAGAAGGCCTACAACGGTGTGGCCGTAGCGTCCAAGGAAAAGCCTGCTTGGGTCTCCTTCGGATTGGGGGATGGATTGCTTCCCGATGGTCGAACTCGCATGGTTCATTGTCTTTTTGGAGACGACCTGCACTTGATAAACCTCTATGTTCCTCAGGGCAAAGCATTGGATCATCCTGATTACGAAATGAAGCTCAAGTTTTTCGACAGGTTGCTGAAGTATTTGGATAAGAATTTCACTCCCGAAAGCAAGATAATAGTAGTAGGAGATCTTAACGTTGCACCAACGGATATGGATGTAACCAATCCCGACAACAAGAGAAACCACGTTTGCTTTCACGAGGACGTAAAAAAAGCCTTTAACTCGCTCCTGGAGTGGGGTTTTGTGGACGTCTTCAGGAAGCATAGGCCAGGGGAAGGGGAGTTTTCCTTTTGGGATTACAGAGTTAAAAATGCCCTCGAAAGAAACATAGGTTGGAGGATAGATCATCTGTTGGCTACAAAGCCAGTTGCGGAAAGGTCTAAGGACGCGTACGTCGCCAGGGAGCTCAGAGCTTGGGAAAAGCCATCGGACCATGCGCCTGTTGTGGGTAAGTTTGAATTATAA